The Amycolatopsis sp. QT-25 genomic sequence GCGGACAATTTCGACCTCCGGGCGCACGGCCCGCTGTTCCGCATCGTCGGGGAAGCGTCCGCTCAACTGGGCCGAGACTATGTCTGGCAAGCCTGTGGCTATGAGGTGGTCCGCAAGATCCTGGGGGATCACGAGAATTTCTCGACGCGTCCGGTGTTCACGCAAGGGGAGTCCGGGGCGCACGTCGAGTCCCAGTTCGTCGGGCAGATATCGACTTACGACCCGCCGGACCACACCCGTCTGCGACGAATGCTGACGCCCGAGTTCACACTCCGGCGGATTCGCCGGATGGAACCCGCGATCCAACGCCTCATCGACGATCGGCTCGACATGGTGGAGGCCGAGGGACCGCCCGCGGATCTCCAGGGGTTGTTCGCCGACCCGGTCGGCGCGGGTGTCCTGTGCGAACTGCTCGGCATCCCGCGCGACGATCGGCGTGAGTTCGTCCGCCGGATCCGGCGGAACGTCGATCTGGGCCGGGGGCTCAAGGCGAGGGCGGCCGACAGTGCGGCGTTCAATCGGTACTTGAACGGGTTCATCGCACGGCAGCGGAAGGATCCCGACGACGGATTCCTCGGCATGCTCGTGCGCGACCACGGTGACACCGTCACGGACGAGGAACTGAAGGGCCTGTGCACGGCGCTGATCCTCGGTGGGGTGGAAACCGTCGCCGGGATGATCGGCTTCGGGGTCTTCGCGCTGCTGGACAATCCCGACCAGATACCGCTGCTTTCGGCGGGCCCGGAAAAGGCCGATCGCGTGGTCGCCGAACTGGTGCGTTATCTGTCGCCCGTCCAGCAGCCGAATCCGCGCCTCGCCATCAAGGACGTGGTCGTCGACGGCAGGCTGATCAAAGCGGGGGATTATGTCCTCTGTTCCATTCTCATGGCCAACCGGGATGACGCGCTGACCCCGGAGCCCAACGTATTCGACGCGAACCGGGATTCGGTCTCGGACGTCGGATTCGGGCACGGAATCCATTATTGTATCGGCGCGGCGGTGGCGAGGTCGATGCTGCGGATGGCTTATCAGACCCTGTGGCGCCGCTTTCCCGGACTGCGGCTGGCCGTGCCCATCGAAGAAGTGAAGTTTCGCAAGGCGTTCGTCGACTGCCCTGATCAGGTGCCGGTCACCTGGTGACGCACGGCGGGGCACAAAAGGTTCGGCGGCCACAACGGATTGACACTCGATCGAGGAATGGTGGGGATATGTCGGTGGAAGATTTCGATGTGGTCGTGGCCGGTGGCGGGCCGGGTGGTTCCACCCTGGCCACCCTCGTCGCCATGCAGGGGCATCGGGTGTTGCTGCTCGAAAAAGAGGTGTTCCCGCGATATCAGATCGGTGAGTCGCTGCTGCCCGCCACGGTCCACGGGGTGTGCCGGATGCTCGGCGTCTCCGACGAGCTGGCCAACTCCGGCTTCCCGCTGAAGCGGGGCGGCACGTTCCGCTGGGGCGCCCGTCCGGAGCCGTGGACGTTCCACTTCGGCATCTCCTCCAAGATGGCCGGTTCGACGTCGCACGCCTATCAGGTCGAGCGGGCGAAGTTCGACCAGATCCTGTTGAACAACGCCAAGAGCAAGGGCGTGGTCGTGCGCGAGGGGTGCGCGGTCGACGACGTGGTGGAAGAGGGCGAGCGCGTCACCGGGCTGCGGTACACCGACCCCGATGGCCACGAGCGTGTGGTGTCGGCGCGTTTCGTGGTCGACGCGTCGGGCAACAAGAGCCGCCTGTACTCCCACGTCGGCGGCACACGGAACTATTCGGAGTTCTTCCGCAGCTTGGCGCTGTTCGGGTACTTCGAGGGCGGCAAGCGGCTGCCGGAGCCGGTTTCGGGCAACATCCTGAGCGTGGCCTTCGACAGCGGCTGGTTCTGGTACATCCCGCTGAGCGACACGCTGACCAGCGTCGGCGCCGTGGTCCGCCGGGAGGACGCCGACAAGATCCAGGGTGACCGGGAGGCGGCGCTCAACGCGCTGATCGCCGAGTGCCCGCTGATCTCGGAATACCTCGCGAACGCGACCAGGGTGACCACCGGCAAGTACGGCGAACTGCGTGTCCGCAAGGATTATTCGTACCAGCAGACGACCTTCTGGCGCCCGGGGATGATCCTGATCGGCGACGCCGCCTGCTTCGTGGACCCGGTGTTCTCCTCCGGCGTGCACCTGGCGACCTACAGCGCGCTGCTGGCGGCGCGGTCGATCAACAGCGTCCTCGCGGGCGACCTGGACGAGAAGACCGTGCTGAACGAGTTCGAGGCGCGGTATCGCCGCGAGTACGGCGTGTTCTACGAGTTCCTCGTCTCGTTCTACCAAATGAACGTGAACGAGGAATCGTATTTCTGGCAGGCCAAGAAGGTCACGAACAACCAGCACACCGAGATCGAGTCCTTCGTCGAGCTGATCGGCGGCGTGTCCTCCGGTGAGACGGCGCTGACCGCCGCGAACCGGATCACCGAGCGCAGCGCGGAATTCGCCGCCGCCGTGGACGAGATGGCAGGCGGCGACGGGGACAACATGGTGCCGATGTTCAAGTCACAGGTGGTCAAACAGGCGATGCAGGAAGCGGGCCAGGTGCAGATGAAGGCGCTGCTCGGCGAGGACGCCGAGCCCGAGGTGCCGCTCTTCCCCGGCGGGCTGGTCACTTCGCCCGACGGGATGAAGTGGCTGCCGCACCACCCCGTGTGACACCGACGCGGTTCGGGAGGGTGCGCCGTGGGCGGGGATCGGACGGAACAACGGAGGCGGAAATGCGTGTGTTGATTTCGGGGTGCGGCTCTCGCGGGGACACCGAACCGTTGGTGGCACTGGGGGTTCGGCTGCGGGAACTCGGCGCGGAGGTGCGGATGTGCCTGCCGCCGGACTACGCGGAGCGGTGCGCCGAGGTCGGGGTGCCGATGACGTCGGTCGGCCGTCCGGTGCGGGCGGGGGCACGCGAGCCCGGCGAACCGCCGCCCGGTGCGCCCGAAGTCGTCACCCAGGTGGTCGGCGAGTGGTTCGACAAGGTGTCGGCGGCCGCCGAGGGGTGTGACGCGGTGGTGGCGTCCGGTCTGCTGCCCGCCGCCGTCGCCGTGCGCTCGGTGGCCGAGAAGCTGGGCATCCCGTACCACTACACCGTCTGGTCTCCGGACCATCTGCCGTCGTGGCACGACGCCGCCCAGCGGGAGTCGTACAACCAGGGCTCCGACAAGCATTTCGGTGGGGTGGTCAACGACAGACGGGCCGGGATCGGCCTGCCCCCGGTGGAGAACCTGTTCGATTACGGCTACACCGAGCAGCCCTGGCTGGCGACGGATCCGATCCTGGCTCCGCCGCCGGGCGGTGCGTACGCCCGGCAGACCGGCGCGTGGATCCTGCCGGACGAACGGCCGCTTCCCGCGGAGCTGGAGGCATTCCTGGCCGACGGCCCGCCGCCGGTGTACGTGGGTTTCGGCAGCTCGTCCGGAGCCACGACCGCCGGCGCGGTGCAGGTGGCCATCGAGGCGATCCGTGCCCAGGGCCGCCGGATCGTCGCCTCCCGTGGCTGGGCCGACATGGTCCTGCCCGAAGACGACGCCGACTGTTTCGTCGTCGGTGAAGTGAATCTCCAGGAACTCTTCGCCAGGGTGGCCGTCGCCATCCACCACGACAGCACGGGTACGACGTATGTGGCCACGCAGGCGGGTGTCCCCCAGATCGTGGTGCGCAACGTGATCGACAACGTCGTGGAGCAGGTGTACTTCGCCGATCGGGTGGCCGAACTGGGTGTCGGTGTGGCACTCGAGGGTCCGATCCCGGCCTTCGAGGCCATGTCGGCCGCGCTCACCACGACGCTGGCCCCGGACACCCGCGCACGGGCGGCGGTCGTGGCGGGCACGATCCGCACCGACGGGACGACGGTGGCCGCGGAAGAGCTGTTCGACGCGGCAGGCCGGGAGAAGCCCGCTGTTCCCGCCTGACGGGCGACAACCTACCGAACGGGGAAGCAGATGATGCGTGTCTTGTTGTCGACGTCCGGCAGCCGCGGCGACGTCGAGCCGCTGATGGCGCTGGCGGTCCGGCTGCGGGAGCTCGGCGCGGAGGTGCGGTTGTGCGCGCCCCCGGACTCCGCGGACCGGGTGGCCGAGTTCGCGCTGCCGCTGGTGCCGGTCGGCCGCTCGGCGCGGCCGAAGGCGGACCGGAAGGCCCCGCCCTCGCGCGAGGAAATGGCCCGGTTCATGACCGAGTCGATCACCGTGCAGTTCGACGAGATCCCGGCGGCCGCCGAGGGCTGTGACGCGGTGGTGACGACCGGCCTGCTGCCCGCGGCCGTCGGTGTCCGGTCGGTGGCCGAGAAGCTGGGCATTCCCTACTTCTACGCCTTCTACTGCCCGATCTACGTGCCGTCGCCGTACTACGCGCCGCCGCCGCCCATCGGCGAGCCGCCCGCCCCGGAAGGCACCGGAATCCGGGAGTTGTGGGAACGGAACAAGCTGAGCGCCCTGAAGCGCTACGGGGCAACGCTCAACGGCAAACGGGCCGAGATCGGCCTGCCGCCCGTGGAGGACATCTTCACCTACTGCTACACCGAACAGCCGTGGGTGGCGGCGGATCCGGTACTGGCCCCGCTGCGACCGACGGACCTCGGCGCGGTGCAGACCGGCGCGTGGACCCTGCCCGACGAACGGCCGCTGTCCGCGGAACTGGAGGCCTTCCTCGCCGCCGGGTCACCTCCGGTGTACGTGGGCTTCGGTAGCCTGCACGCTCCCGCCGACGCCGCGAAAGTCGCCATCGAGGCGATCCGCGCCCAGGGCCGCCGGGTGGTTCTTTCCCGCGGCTGGGCCGATCTGACCTTGATCGACGACCAGGAGGACTGCCTGGCCATCGGCGAGGTCAACCAGCAGCGGTTGTTCGGCCGGGTGGCCGCCGTCGTCCACCACGGCGGGGTCGGCACGACGACCGTGGCCGCCCGTGCGGGCGTTCCCCAGATCCTCATCCCCCAGATCGCGGACCAGCCGTATTACGCCGGCCGGGTCGCCGAGCTGGGCATCGGGGTGGCACACGAAGGCCGGACACCGACCTACGCCTCGTTGTCCGCCGCCCTCACCACCGCGCTGGCGCCGGAAACCCGCACCAGGGCGGAAGCCGTGGCGGCCACCATCCGCACCGACGGGGCGACCGTGGCCGCGGAACTGGTGCTCGACGCGGTGAACCGGCAGAAGACGTCCGTTCCCGCGTGAACCATCGCCCCCGACCCGCTTCCCTTTCGTCCCTCGAGAAAGGTTCGAGACCGGCCATGATCGACCAACCGGACACCGCCACCCGAACGTATCAAGCCAGCAGGATGTGGCAGCAGATCGGTGAAGCACACCTCAACCGGGAGATGATCGCCGACCTGGCCGGATTCAAGAACAGCGAGGTCAATTACCGGCTCGCGCTGGTCAACGTGCAGACGAACGGCGTGCGGTTCCTGAAGACGCTGATCTATGGCCTGGCCGGCAGCTTGAGCAAGGACGCCTGGGCGGGGCTGACCCGTATCCGCCACCGCGAAGTGGGTGATCCGATTTCGGTGACCTACCACGGTGAGCAGGTGGACCTGGACTATCTGCGGGCCGCGCTGGAACTGGAGTTCATCGCGAACCGGGTCGACCTGGACCAGGCCGAGGTACTGGAGATCGGCGCCGGGTACGGGCGGACCGCCCACGCGATCATCTCCAATCACGAGATCTCCGGATACTGCGTCGTCGACCTGCCGAACACCCTGGAACTGTCGCGGAAGTACCTCGCCGCGGTCCTGACCGAGGAGCAGTTCGCCAAGGTCGACTTCGTGCCGGTGGACGCGATCGAAAGCACGCTGGCGGACCGGAACTTCGACCTCTGCCTCAACATCGACTCGATGGCCGAGATGAGCGCGGAGACGGTGCGGTCCTACCTCGCCCTCATCGATCAGCGGTGCCGCCACTTCTACGTGAACAACCCGGTGGGGAAGTACATGGACAAGAGCCTGGACTCGCACGCGCGCGGCGAGGAGGCCGTCGCGCTCGCCCTGAGCACCGGGCTGCTGACGGAGATCATCGACATCCACGACAACCGGGCCGTCGAAGCGCAGGCGCGGAACTACGTCGAGGCCTACGTGCCGGGCCCCGACTGGCACTGCGTCGCCGACGAGTGGGCCCCGCCGTGGAGCTACCTCTGGCAAGCGCTGTACAAGCGGCAAGGTCGTTGACGGACTCCGGTCTGTCGAGGGGTAAGGCAAGGGTGTCGTGTGGGTGGCAAGTCCGTGAAGGCCTCCTTGAGAGACCCAGGGTCCCTCAAGGAGGCCTTCACGGACTTCAAGACCCGGCGCCGGCGGCAGGTCGACTCACCTCTCGAATGACGCAGTGCGCATAGCTCGGAACGGCATCGGCATCAGGAAAACGTCCTTGGTGACGGGCAAAGGAGCGTCGGGGCGGGGCCGGTCGGCCCGGAACTGCGCCGTCCAGGGCACCTGGAGTCGGTCGAGACGGTCCGCGTGACAGAGATTTGTCCTTGAGAAAGCCCATCGGAACAGAGGTGCGGAATGCGTGTGTTGTTGTCGACGTGCGGATCACGAGGAGACGTCGAACCTCTGGTGGCACTGGCGGTGCGTTTGCGCGACCTCGGCGCGGAGGTGCGGATGTGCGCTCCGCCCCCCGCCGCGGAGCGGCTGGAGGAGGTCGGTGTCGCCCACGTGCCGGTCGGGGTGAAGCAGCGGGTGATGTTGCAGGAAGGGATGCCGCCACCGTCGCCCGAGGACGAGCGGCGGTTCGCGGCCGAGGCGATCGACATGCAGTTCGACAACGTCCCGGCCGCGGCCGAAGGCTCCGACGTGGTGGTGGTGACCGGGGAGATGGCCGCCGCGGTCTCCGTGCGGTCGGTGGCCGAGAAGCTGGGCATCCCGTACCACTACGCCGCCTACAGCCCCGTCTATCTGCCGTCCTCGCATTTCGCGCCGCCGCTGGACGAACGGACCACGCCGGGCGTGACCGACAACCGGGTGCTGTGGGAGCAGCGCCACGAGCGGTTCTACGAGCGGTTCGCCGGTCCTCTCAACAGCAGGCGGGCAGCGGTCGGCCTGGCTCCGCTGGAGAACCTGTTCGACTACGGCTACACCGATCGGCCGTGGCTGGCGACGGATCCGGTGCTGGCCCCGCTCCAGCCGGGCCTGGACGCCGTGCAGACCGGCTCGTGGATCCTGCCCGACGAACGCCCCCTTTCCCAGGAGGTCGAGGCGTTCCTGGACGCCGGGACACCGCCGGTGTACGTGGGTTTCGGCAGTTCGACCGCGCTCGGCACCGGGGAGCTGGCGACGTCGGTCATCAGGGCGATCCGGGCCGAAGGCCGCCGCGTGATCCTTTCCCGCGGCTGGGCCGAACTGTCCCTGCCCGACGAAGGGCCCGACTGTCTCGCCGTCGACGAGGTGAACCTCCAGGTCCTGTTCGGCCGGGTGGCCGCCGTCGTCCACGGTGGCAGCGCGGGTACGACGCACGTGGCCGCTCGAGCGGGTGCCCCGCAGATCATCGTCGCCCGGCACACGGATCAGCCCTATTACGCGGACCGGGTGGCCGCATTGGGGATCGGCGCGGCACACCACGATCCCTCCCCGAGCTTCGACTCCCTGCCGGCGTCGCTCGCCGCGGTCTTGCGCCCGGAGACCAAGGCCAGGGCGACCGAAGTGGCGGGCATGATCCGCGAAGACGGGGCCGCCGCCACCGCGGAGCGCCTGCTGGCCGCGGTCAGGCGGAAGAATTCCGCCGTTTCCGTGTGACCCGTCGATCCGGCCGGCGGCTCGTCCAGCCTTCACCTGTTGTCCCGTGGCACCGTTGACGCGAAAGTGACGCTATGTCTCAAGACCTCCGGCTACTGGCGCTCTCCCCCCATCTGGACGACGCGGTCCTGTCCTTCGGCGCCGGCCTCGCGCAGGCGGCGCAGGACGGCGCGGAAGTGCTCGTCACCACGGTGTTCGCCGGTACGGCGCCGCCTCCTTATTCGCCCGCGGCGGAGCGGATGCACTCGATCTGGGGACTTTCGCCGGAGCAGGACGCGCCGCTGCATCGACGGAACGAGGACATCGCCGCGCTGGCACATCTGGGGGTCGGCCACCGGCACGGCCGGTTCCTCGACGCCATCTATCGCAAGCTCCCCGACGGCCGCTGGCTGGCCGACAACGTGGAGGGCCGCAAGAAGCTGGCGATCAGCAGGCAGACTTCGCAGAGCGACCCGGAGCTGTTCGCCGCGGTGCAGGACGACATCGAAGCGCTCGTCCGAGAATTCGAGCCGACCTTGCTCGTCACCTGCGCGGCCATCAGCCATCACGTCGACAACGAGATCACGCGGGACGCCGCGCTGCTCATCGCGGCGGAGAAGGATCTTCCGGTCCGGCTGTGGGAAGACCTTCCCCACGCGGTCTTCGGCATGGGCTCGGCCGAACTGCCGTCGGGGTTCCGGCTCGGCGAGCCCGAGGCCGTCGTGGTCGAAGCCGAGGCACGGACCCGGAAGTTCGAGGCGCTCAAGCTCTATTCCTCGCAGATGCTGATGCTCAACGGGCCGCAAAAGGATCTGTTCGAGCAGTTGGACGGACATGCCCGCAAGATCTCGCCGGACGGTGCCTATCGCGAAACGACCTGGCCTGTCGTCTCCCGCGACGACAGCTGAGACCGCAGCACACGAAGAACTCGATCAGTCGGTACGGCAGGGGCGCCGTATCGTGCCGGGAGGTAACCGAATGTCCGAAACGCTCACCGTTCAACCGTCACCGAGTCCGGATCCGGTGCCCGAAGCCGGATCACCCCGCTGGATGCTTTGGCGTTCCCCGTCCGGACAACCGCCCTGGGCCCGGCCCGCCTTGCTGGGCATCGCCTTCGTGGCGGCGGTGCTCTATGCCTGGAACCTGCCGCGGGTCGACTACGCGCCGCTGTATTCGGACGCGGTCCGGAGCATGTCCGAGAGCTGGAAGGCGTTCTTCTACGCCGCCGTGGACCCGGAGGCGACGGCCACACTCGACAAGCTCGGCGGCTCGTTCGCGGTGCAGGCCGTCTTCGCCAAGGTCTTCGGCTTTCACGCCTGGTCGCTGGCGCTGCCGCAGGTGATCGGCGGCGTGCTCTCGGTGCTGGTGCTGTACCGGGTCGTGCGGCGATGGGCGGGTGTGGTCCCCGGTCTGCTCGCCGCGGCGATCCTCACCTTCACCCCCGTCGCCGCGTCCATGTTCGGGCACAGCATGGCGGACGGCCTGCTGACCCTGTGCCTGGTGCTGGCGGCCGACGCCTTCCAGCGCGCCGTGCTGGAAGCACGGCTCCGGTCGCTGCTCTGGGCCGGCGTCTGGGTCGGGCTGGGTTTCCAGGCCAAGATGATCACCGCGTGGATGATCCTGCCCGCGTTGGCGATCGGTTACCTGCTGACCGCGCCGACCGAACTGCGTCGCCGGGTGAAGCACGTGGCGATCGCCGGAGTGGTGACGCTCGCGGTTTCGCTGTCGTGGATCGCGCTCTACACCTTCACGCCGGCCAGTGCCCGGCCCTATGTCAGTGGCACCACGAACAACAGCGCGGCCGCCATGGTGTTCGGCTACAACGGCCTCGGGCGGGTGGGGATCGACGTTCCCGGTGCGCTGCCTCCCACCGGCCGGATGGCCGGACCGCCGGTGCTCGGTCCGCCGGACAATCCGCTGGACCGGTCGAAGCTGCGCGGCTCGAAGGGCGAGCCGGGTGAAGCGGGTCCGGGTCAGGCGGGGCCGGGTGAAGCCGGTCCGGGTCAGGCAGGGCCGGGTGAAGCCGGTCCGGGTCAGGCAGGGCCGGGTGAAGCGGGTCCGGGTCAGGCGGGGCCGGGTGAAGCGGGTCCGGGTCAGGCGGGGCCGGGCCCGGCGGGACGGGACCCGAGCAAGCTGAAGCCGGGTGACGTGATGGTGCTGCCCAACGGCGATGTGATCGTGGGGCCGGGCGGTGATCCGCCGCCGCCGGAGGACCCGTCGAAGGTCGCGAGCCGGGTGGACCCGGTGTTCAGCTGGTACAAGCTGTTCGACGGCCACCTCGGTGTCGCGATCGCCTGGCTGTTCCCCCTCGCGTTGCTGGCACTGGCCTGCGGGCTCTGGTGGCGGCGCCGGGCCGAACGTACCGACCCGGTGCGCGGCGGCTTGGTGTTGTGGGGGGTGTGGCTGGCGACCTTCACCGTCGTCTTCAGCGCGAGCGAGGTCGCGCACACCGCCTACGTGGCCACTCTCGCGCCCGCGATCGCCGCGCTTTCCGCCTTCGGCATCGTGCTGTTCTGGCGGGCGTACCAGGGCGGTGGCAGGCAGGCGTGGCTCCTGCCGCTCGCGCTCGCGGTCGAACTGGCCTGGGGTGCCTGGCTGTGGTCCGCTTACCCCAACTTCCTGCCGTGGGCGAAATGGGGAACGCTCGCGCTCGGCGTGCTCGCCCTTGTCGTGCTGGTTCTGGCGCGAGTGGCCAAGGGGGCCTCCGCCACGCTCGTGAAGGCCGGATTGGTCGTCGGTGTCGTGGCCATGCTCGCCGCGCCCGCCGCGTACTCCGTCTCCGTGCTCGACTCCGACTACGCGGGCGACTCCTTCGACGCCAACGCGGGGCCGGCCTCAGGTTCCGCGTGAGGTGAGCGCGGGCTCCGCGTTCGCGTGGCTCGCAGTGAAGTACATGATGGCCCCCTTCCTTGCGCCTAGGTACAGGAAGGGGGCCTTCATGTACTCGGGAAGATGTGAAGCGCCGTCGGTAACGCGAAAGGGGCTTCCCTCGCATCGCATGCGAGGGAAGCCCCTTCACAACTACCCCTGGCAGCTCAGGGAAGCCGCGGCGTGATGAGCGCCGCGAGCCGTGCGACGCCCTCTTCGATCAGTTCCGGCGTGAGCAGGCTGATCGACAGCCGAAGCTGGTGGAATCCGCCCTTGCCGCCGTAGAAGTGGTGCATCGGGGTGAACAGCACGCCGTGGTCGCGGGCGGCGATTTCCAGCAGCTCGTCGTCGACGACGAACGGGACGGTGACGGTGACGAAGAAGCCGCCCGTCGGGGTGTTCCAGCCGACGCCGGCGCACGAGCCGAGCTCACGGTCGAGCGCGCTCAGGGTGAGCTGGAGATTGCGCTGGTAGATGGCGATTTCCCGCGCGTTGGCCGTGGTGAGGCTGAAGTCGTTGAGCAGGAGCTTCCCGGCGATCACCGCCTGTGCGATGGGGGAGGTGTTCACCGTGAGCATGCCCTTGAGCTTCGAGAGCTGGTCGGCGAACAGGCCGCCGTCGGCCATCCGCTGATCCGCCACCGCGAAGCCGACCCGGGCGCCGGGCATGCCGGTCTTGGCGAAGGAGCCGAGGTAGACCACGGAGCCCGACCGGTCGAGCGACTTCAGCGAGGGGAGCCGCTCGGAGCCGAACAGGCCGTACGCGTTGTCTTCCAGGAGCAGGATTCCGTGCGCTTCGGCGACATCGAGGAGACGGTGGCGCGACGGCAGATCCATGCTGGTGCCGGTGGGATTGGCGAAGTTCGGGGTCACGTAACAGGCCCGCACCCGCTTGCCCTGTTCGTCGGCGCGCTTCAGCTGGAGGACGAGGTCGTCCGGGTCGATGCCGTTGTCGGTCGAGCGCACCGGCCACACGGGCGTGTCGGTGAGCAGCGCCGCCCCGGTCAGGCCGACGTAGGTGGGGGCGGGGGCGAGCAGCACGTCCCGCTCGCCCGCACGCAGCGTGCGGAGGACCAGGAACATGGCCTCCTGCGCGCCCACCGTGACGACGACGGATTCGGGGGCGGCGTCGATGTTCTCGTCCTCGGCGAGATTCCGGGCGATGAGATCGGCGATGACGCCCTTGGTGGTGCCGTATTGGAAGAGAGTGCGGGTTATCCCGGCCTCGTCCAATTTCCGGTCATCGCGCAGATGGGCGCAATAAGCGTCGATGTACTCGTGAATGAGCCGGATGTCGAAGAACTCTTCGTACGGCCGGCCTGCCGCCATGGAAATGGCCACAGGGTATTCGTCGATCAGCTCGTTGAGCAGGTTCATCGACGAGATGGCCGGATCGGTGAGCGATCCGTGCAGCGTTTCCACGTTCAAGTGAGTGGACAGACCGTTTGAATCCATGAATACTAGGATTTCCATACGCCGCCGAGGTGTCAAGAAAAGGCCGTGGACGCCGGGATCGTTCCCGTGGTCCGGTCCCATTTCCCGGAAGTGTCCGGGTTGTCCATCGCCGAATACTCCGGACACTCGATCTCTGCGGGTACGGTCGGATACGCGCCACGGCAGCCGGAAAGGACGCGGCCGTTGCGAGGAAACACTTTCGCCGGGACGGCTTCGGTGACCTCCGGCCGCCCCACCACCGAATCGCGGCGCAGCAGCCATATTCCCGGAGGAGCATCATGCTGATGACAACC encodes the following:
- a CDS encoding cytochrome P450 yields the protein MGNGIDQAAPLLREPANFQLRTKCDPHADNFDLRAHGPLFRIVGEASAQLGRDYVWQACGYEVVRKILGDHENFSTRPVFTQGESGAHVESQFVGQISTYDPPDHTRLRRMLTPEFTLRRIRRMEPAIQRLIDDRLDMVEAEGPPADLQGLFADPVGAGVLCELLGIPRDDRREFVRRIRRNVDLGRGLKARAADSAAFNRYLNGFIARQRKDPDDGFLGMLVRDHGDTVTDEELKGLCTALILGGVETVAGMIGFGVFALLDNPDQIPLLSAGPEKADRVVAELVRYLSPVQQPNPRLAIKDVVVDGRLIKAGDYVLCSILMANRDDALTPEPNVFDANRDSVSDVGFGHGIHYCIGAAVARSMLRMAYQTLWRRFPGLRLAVPIEEVKFRKAFVDCPDQVPVTW
- a CDS encoding glycosyltransferase; its protein translation is MRVLLSTCGSRGDVEPLVALAVRLRDLGAEVRMCAPPPAAERLEEVGVAHVPVGVKQRVMLQEGMPPPSPEDERRFAAEAIDMQFDNVPAAAEGSDVVVVTGEMAAAVSVRSVAEKLGIPYHYAAYSPVYLPSSHFAPPLDERTTPGVTDNRVLWEQRHERFYERFAGPLNSRRAAVGLAPLENLFDYGYTDRPWLATDPVLAPLQPGLDAVQTGSWILPDERPLSQEVEAFLDAGTPPVYVGFGSSTALGTGELATSVIRAIRAEGRRVILSRGWAELSLPDEGPDCLAVDEVNLQVLFGRVAAVVHGGSAGTTHVAARAGAPQIIVARHTDQPYYADRVAALGIGAAHHDPSPSFDSLPASLAAVLRPETKARATEVAGMIREDGAAATAERLLAAVRRKNSAVSV
- a CDS encoding glycosyltransferase family 39 protein — translated: MSETLTVQPSPSPDPVPEAGSPRWMLWRSPSGQPPWARPALLGIAFVAAVLYAWNLPRVDYAPLYSDAVRSMSESWKAFFYAAVDPEATATLDKLGGSFAVQAVFAKVFGFHAWSLALPQVIGGVLSVLVLYRVVRRWAGVVPGLLAAAILTFTPVAASMFGHSMADGLLTLCLVLAADAFQRAVLEARLRSLLWAGVWVGLGFQAKMITAWMILPALAIGYLLTAPTELRRRVKHVAIAGVVTLAVSLSWIALYTFTPASARPYVSGTTNNSAAAMVFGYNGLGRVGIDVPGALPPTGRMAGPPVLGPPDNPLDRSKLRGSKGEPGEAGPGQAGPGEAGPGQAGPGEAGPGQAGPGEAGPGQAGPGEAGPGQAGPGPAGRDPSKLKPGDVMVLPNGDVIVGPGGDPPPPEDPSKVASRVDPVFSWYKLFDGHLGVAIAWLFPLALLALACGLWWRRRAERTDPVRGGLVLWGVWLATFTVVFSASEVAHTAYVATLAPAIAALSAFGIVLFWRAYQGGGRQAWLLPLALAVELAWGAWLWSAYPNFLPWAKWGTLALGVLALVVLVLARVAKGASATLVKAGLVVGVVAMLAAPAAYSVSVLDSDYAGDSFDANAGPASGSA
- a CDS encoding putative sugar O-methyltransferase, whose product is MIDQPDTATRTYQASRMWQQIGEAHLNREMIADLAGFKNSEVNYRLALVNVQTNGVRFLKTLIYGLAGSLSKDAWAGLTRIRHREVGDPISVTYHGEQVDLDYLRAALELEFIANRVDLDQAEVLEIGAGYGRTAHAIISNHEISGYCVVDLPNTLELSRKYLAAVLTEEQFAKVDFVPVDAIESTLADRNFDLCLNIDSMAEMSAETVRSYLALIDQRCRHFYVNNPVGKYMDKSLDSHARGEEAVALALSTGLLTEIIDIHDNRAVEAQARNYVEAYVPGPDWHCVADEWAPPWSYLWQALYKRQGR
- a CDS encoding glycosyltransferase, with the protein product MRVLISGCGSRGDTEPLVALGVRLRELGAEVRMCLPPDYAERCAEVGVPMTSVGRPVRAGAREPGEPPPGAPEVVTQVVGEWFDKVSAAAEGCDAVVASGLLPAAVAVRSVAEKLGIPYHYTVWSPDHLPSWHDAAQRESYNQGSDKHFGGVVNDRRAGIGLPPVENLFDYGYTEQPWLATDPILAPPPGGAYARQTGAWILPDERPLPAELEAFLADGPPPVYVGFGSSSGATTAGAVQVAIEAIRAQGRRIVASRGWADMVLPEDDADCFVVGEVNLQELFARVAVAIHHDSTGTTYVATQAGVPQIVVRNVIDNVVEQVYFADRVAELGVGVALEGPIPAFEAMSAALTTTLAPDTRARAAVVAGTIRTDGTTVAAEELFDAAGREKPAVPA
- a CDS encoding glycosyltransferase; its protein translation is MRVLLSTSGSRGDVEPLMALAVRLRELGAEVRLCAPPDSADRVAEFALPLVPVGRSARPKADRKAPPSREEMARFMTESITVQFDEIPAAAEGCDAVVTTGLLPAAVGVRSVAEKLGIPYFYAFYCPIYVPSPYYAPPPPIGEPPAPEGTGIRELWERNKLSALKRYGATLNGKRAEIGLPPVEDIFTYCYTEQPWVAADPVLAPLRPTDLGAVQTGAWTLPDERPLSAELEAFLAAGSPPVYVGFGSLHAPADAAKVAIEAIRAQGRRVVLSRGWADLTLIDDQEDCLAIGEVNQQRLFGRVAAVVHHGGVGTTTVAARAGVPQILIPQIADQPYYAGRVAELGIGVAHEGRTPTYASLSAALTTALAPETRTRAEAVAATIRTDGATVAAELVLDAVNRQKTSVPA
- a CDS encoding tryptophan halogenase family protein, yielding MSVEDFDVVVAGGGPGGSTLATLVAMQGHRVLLLEKEVFPRYQIGESLLPATVHGVCRMLGVSDELANSGFPLKRGGTFRWGARPEPWTFHFGISSKMAGSTSHAYQVERAKFDQILLNNAKSKGVVVREGCAVDDVVEEGERVTGLRYTDPDGHERVVSARFVVDASGNKSRLYSHVGGTRNYSEFFRSLALFGYFEGGKRLPEPVSGNILSVAFDSGWFWYIPLSDTLTSVGAVVRREDADKIQGDREAALNALIAECPLISEYLANATRVTTGKYGELRVRKDYSYQQTTFWRPGMILIGDAACFVDPVFSSGVHLATYSALLAARSINSVLAGDLDEKTVLNEFEARYRREYGVFYEFLVSFYQMNVNEESYFWQAKKVTNNQHTEIESFVELIGGVSSGETALTAANRITERSAEFAAAVDEMAGGDGDNMVPMFKSQVVKQAMQEAGQVQMKALLGEDAEPEVPLFPGGLVTSPDGMKWLPHHPV
- a CDS encoding PIG-L family deacetylase is translated as MSQDLRLLALSPHLDDAVLSFGAGLAQAAQDGAEVLVTTVFAGTAPPPYSPAAERMHSIWGLSPEQDAPLHRRNEDIAALAHLGVGHRHGRFLDAIYRKLPDGRWLADNVEGRKKLAISRQTSQSDPELFAAVQDDIEALVREFEPTLLVTCAAISHHVDNEITRDAALLIAAEKDLPVRLWEDLPHAVFGMGSAELPSGFRLGEPEAVVVEAEARTRKFEALKLYSSQMLMLNGPQKDLFEQLDGHARKISPDGAYRETTWPVVSRDDS